The Terriglobus sp. TAA 43 sequence TCACCACTGTGCGTTCAATCACGCGATCCAGCGTGGTCACATGGTCAATCACCAGGTTGCGGTTCACAGAACGAATCGTGTTCTGCACCGCGGTAGACATCGCAGCGAAGTCCCCGTCGTAACGCACCGCCAGCCTTCCATAGCCCCACGGATGCTGCGGATTCGGATAGTAGTCGATGTACTCCTTCCCCTCGCTCAGGTCTCTGAACTTCACATCGCGCACAATGCCGATCACCTCCACTTCCTTCTTCGGATCGGGATCCTTGCCGTAGTACATATGGCGACCGACAGGATTTACACCAGCAGGAAAATACTCGCGCGCAATCGTCTCGCTCAGGATCACCACATGGTGTGATGTTGCACTGTCCTGCGGGCCGAACGTGCGACCTGCCAGCAGAGGAATCTGCATCGTGTTGAAATAGCCGTTGCCAATCACGTTGTGTTTCACATTGATGTTTTCTTTGAACGGCATCCCCGGCACAGTCACCGTCCCGTTCCAACTGCCCTGTGCAAAGGTGAACGCGGCAAAACTCGCGGCCTTCACCTGCGGCAACGCACCCACGCGCTGCTCAATCTCCTGGAACATGGCAATCATGCGCGGGTCTTCACCCTTCATGCCCAGCACACTGGAATCCATGTCCACCAGCATGACGCCATTGCGCGGAAAGCCTGTATCCACACGTGTCAGGTTCACCAGCGTCCGCAGGAACAGGACGGAAGCCACACTCAACACCAGCGAGAGTGCAATCTGCGCAATCACCAGCCCCTTGCCCAGCGGGCTGCGCGCATTGCTGTTACTGCGCCGACTCTCCTTCAAGCCTTCATTCACCGCCACACGCGATGCGCGTAACGCAGGCACCACGCCAAACAATATCGCCGTACCCACCGTGGCAAACAACGTGAAGACAAGCAGCCGCACGTTCAGCGAAATGTCCAGCGGAAGCAGGTTCGCATCAGGCCCGCCAGAGATCATGCGCAGCAATACACGATCCGCCGCAAGCGCAAGCACAACACCAAGCGCCGCACCTGCAACAGACAGCAGAAGACTCTCCGTCAGCAACTGGCGAATCAGCCGAAGACGTTGCGCTCCAAATGCTTGCCTCACTGCAAACTCATGTGTGCGTGTCGTCGCTCGCGCAAGCAACAGATTCGCAATGTTGGCGCACGTAATCAGCAACACCAGCGCCGCAACACCCATCAGAATCTTCAACGGATCAGAGAACGTATTGCGGAGGAACGAGCGGCCTGTTGTCAGGTCGGTCAACTTTACATGCGCATTCTGGAGATGCCCCAGGTTGTATGCATTCAGTTCGGCGTTTGGAAACGACCGCACAATATGCTGATACAGCACATTCGTCTCCGCCTCGGCCTGCGCACGCGTCACACCCGGCTTCAGCCGCCCGAACACAAAGTTCGATTGAAAGAAGCCGTCGTTATAACCCTTACTGTGCGATGGCAACGATTGCATCATCGCCATCGGCACCCAGAAATCCGGCGCATGGCCCACTTCAATTCCGAAGAAGCCTGGCGGCGCCACACCAACAATGTTGAACGTGGTATCCGCCAGTTTCACCGTGTGGTTCAGAATGTCCGGCGTCCCTTGAAACGCAGATTGCCAGAACGCATAGCTGACCACTACGACAGGAAACTTTCCTTCCACGCGATCTTCCTCATCGCGAAAGAAACGACCCAGCGCAGGCTCAACACCAAGCGTTGAAAAGAACGTGCCGGACACGGTGTCACCCGTAAGCTTCTGCATGCTGTCCCGCTGATCCAGCGTGCCATGCATCTCGCTGCCAAAACTCATGACCGTCGCAAGGTCTGAGAACACGGTGTTGCTCTTGCGAAACTCACGAAAGAACGGATAGGAATACAGCGTCGTCGAGCCATAATCATCCGTTACGCCCGCGTCATCACCGTTGCCAAGCATCACCAGTTCCGCGGGTTTCGTCACCGGCAACGAACGCAACACCAGCGCATCCAGAAAGCTGAAGATCGCAACATTCGCTCCAATGCCAAGACTCAGCGAAAGCAGCGCCATCAGCGTCAGTGCCTTCGCATGCATCATCGAACGCAGCGCATACTGAATGTCCTGCACCAGCGACTCCAGCCATCCCCATCCCCATGCGGCATGGCTGCGCTCGCGCAGCACAATAGGATTGCCAAAGTCGCGCCTGCTCAGCCGCCGTGCTTCTTCCGGCGTGGCTCCAGCAGAGCGTTGTTCTTCTTCGCGTAGATCCATGTGGAGGCGCATCTCCTCTTCCAACTCAGAATCAAAACGCGAGCGGCGAAACAGCATCTGGATACGACGAAGAAGTGACATGGCGGATTTCTCCTGCAACAAAGAATGAGAATTAAAAAATGATGGCTACCTAAGCCGTCTGCAATACACGTGCAATGGCGCTGTAAACGCGCTCAAAGTTTGAAGACTCAGCGGCAAGCTGTTTTTTCCCTGCGGCGGTCAACTGGTAATAGCGCGCGCGACGATTACCCTTCGTCACACCCCACTCCGCCTTCACCCAGTCGTTCACCAGCATCTTCTGCAACGCGGGATACAGCGATCCTTCTTCCACTTCCAGAATGTTGCCGGAGGTTTGCAAAATCGATTCCGCAATCTCATAACCATGCAACGTTCCATGTCGCGACAGCGTGCGAAGAATCAATAACGTCAGCGATCCGGGCGGGATTTCGTTGTGCTTCATCAGGTGTGCGCCTCGACTGGCATAGGCTGCCTATGTCAACAGAAACGGAAACACAAACGCACGCGAATGCAAAAAATGTCTTCGGTGGCCAAATATTTTTCGCAATGAAAAAGGCCCCGGATATCCGGGGCCTTCGTGCTTCACAAAATACGCGGTTTACGAAATCAGCTTCGCATCCAGATCAATCTTCGCCGCGGCCAGCAGACGTGAGATGGGGCAGTTCTGCTTGGCTCCAGCGGCAATCTCCTGGAACTTTGCATCATCCAGTCCCGGCACCTTCGACTCGTTCTTCAGGTGGATCGTGGTCACAGTCGGCGCGCCATTCACAAACTCCAGCACCACGGTTGCGGTGGTGGCCACGCTGTCGCCCTTGTGCCCGGCCTTCTCCAGCTCCGCGCTCAGCGCCATGGAGAAACAGCCCGCATGCGCCGCTGCAATCAACTCTTCCGGGTTCGTGCCCGCACCATTTTCAAAGCGCGACACAAACGTGTACGACTGCTCCTTCAGTACGCCGCTCTGCGTGCTGATCACGCCCTTGCCGTCCTTCAAACCGCCATTCCAAACTGCATTTGCACTGCGTTCCGTTGCCATAACAAGCCTTTCCTTCCTGCGCACAGGGTTACCGTGCGGGACCGTCTTCCGTTGTCAATTGTCCGCAGCCCTACGGAAATGTAGCGGCGGATGCTTCCCTTATCGGATGTACACGGAAACACCCGCACGAGCAAGTGCTGCGCGGTAAATTGCGCCTGGTGGTGTCAGGCTTTTTTCCCGGTAGCGCCTCGTCCGCCACGCCCAATCAGCAGTGGAACTTCCTGCTGCGGTAGACCGCTTGGCAACTTCATCAACTTCATTCTCCGCAACACCTTGCGCGCCAGGCCGGTTAACGGCAGCTCTGCCAGCTTCGTAACCCGAACCCATTCCAGGCCATCGCTGCGCAACGCGTGCTTCGCTGCATCGCGCCGGGTCGCTATGCCCACCACCTCCACGTAATAATTCGTGCCCACAATGGAGTGTCGGACACGCAGCAGTGGTTCCTCTAACAGCACCAGTTCGCCTGCACTTTTTTGCGTGGAGAGCTGGGGCAGTTCCAGCATGTTGGCCATCAGCGACGCTTTTGCTGATCGTCGCTGCAACAATACGTCCAGCCCATCCACCCTGCGTCGAGTCGTCAGCGCATAGCGCACACGCTCTGAACGCATGGGACTGCGCTCCAGCGTAGGATGCTCGCCACGCGTCCTGCAGAGTCCAAATACAGGGCACTCCGCACATCGCGGAGAACGCGGCGTACAGATTGTTGCCCCAAGCTCCATCATGGCCTGGTTGTGGTCCCCGGCATTGCGTCGCGGCGTCAGCGAATTCGCTGTGCGTTCCAGGAACTCCGCCATCTTCGCTCCCGACGTCTCCGGCAATCCCAGTACGCGTAGCAACACGCGCTCCACGTTGCCATCCACCACGGCAATCGATTCTCCAAACGCGATACTCGCAATGGCCGCCGCGGTATAGGCTCCAATGCCCGGTAACCTCCGCAGTCCCACGGACGTAGAGGGCAGCTCGCCCCCGTATTCTTCCACCACCAGCTTCGCCGTCCGATGCAGCATGCGCGCGCGTCGGTAATAGCCCAGGCCGCTCCACTGGGCCAGCACTTCATCTTCCGGCGCCAGCGCCAGCGAAATGATGGTGGGAAATCGTCGCAGGAATCGTTCGTAGTGCTCCAGCACGGCGTTTACACGTGTCTGCTGCAGCATCACCTCCGAAAGCCATGTGCGATACGGATTGCGAATTCCGCGCCACGGCAGAGCGCGTGCATTCTGCTCATACCAGAGCCGCAGATTGCGCTCAAATGCCGCTCGCTGCACTGGCGTCAATGCTGGCTCGGCGATGGAGTTAGAAGATGATTTTTTGGAAGCGTGCAAGAGTTTCATTGTAGGTGCGATCGCCATCACAGGCCATGCCGCCAAAGCGCAAGCCTCCGTGTACTGCTCTGTATGTTTGCGCGGAGGCCATACCTTTCGTCGCAGTACAGCCGACGACTCCGCGCTTCCGGAATGAACAGCATAAGTCACTGAAGCCACAGTCCGTCAGAGCAGAGACAGATCTACGACACTTTCAGTCGTGTTTCCATGTCGATACGGGACTGAAATCGTCGCAATTTACAAGGGTTTTCTACGTATTTAAGGTGGTCGTCATTGGAGTCCAGAGGCAACGTGAGGGCGCTGCCCCGGCTCCAATCAACTGAGTTCTTTAGAGGTGTCCTATGGAAGCAGTTCATGACGGTCAGTGTGGTCTCTGTACCCACTTCGGCGAGCACCACAGCAAGAGCAGCGCTCTGGTTAGCATCCTCACCAGCCACAAGGCAGACGTTGTCATGGTGGACGAGTGCGGACATCCCAAGCATGCCAGCCTGCACCTCAAGGTAACCCCCATCAGCGGTTGCGACGGCTTCGTTCCCGCCGCATCAGCGTAAGTCGCCCTCAACCCATCGCAAAGCCCTCTCTGCCAACGCGGCGGAGAGGGCTTTGCTGTGTACGGGCAAATGAAACACGCGACGAAAGCCGGGGCCCTCTAATCAATCGCAACTCCTTGAACCACAATCGGCGGAGACAGCAACCAGTTGTCCTTCGCAACAAGAGTTCGAAAAGTATCAACCCTGTTCACAGATTGGGACAGCAGCGGTGACGAAGCGAACCACGAGCGTCGCTGCTCCAGATACGCGCGAATCCAGACCTTTTCGTCCACACCCGTCAGTGGCGTACCTCCTGTCTGGTTGTTCGTCGCCGTCACAATTCTGGCCAAGCCGCCTTGCAATGAGGAGTCGTAAATAACCGCAAGACTCAGCGGTAACTTCAAACCCAGATCGGCAGCCCTCGTCTGCGCAGGTTGCCAAAACTTAGCCTGGAACAATTCGTCCTGGACTCGTTGCATGACTGGGTCTTCGGATGCATTGCGGAGAGTGTTCTTAAACGATTCGTTCGTTGCCAGCGATGCATCGTTGGAACTCAAATCGGCAACATAGGGCGTCAAGGCACCTGCCTGCTTAGCGTCAGGAGCGTTGATGTACTTCTGAACTAGCTGTTTAAGCGTCCCGCTGCGAAGGCCAAAACCCGCATAGAAAAGATCGCTCCCAATGCTTATAACGCTGTTGTAATCGCGTTTTGTCGTTCCCGTCTCAAACACATTCACAATTGCCTGGATTCGCCGTGAAGTTTGCGACTGAACCAGCGCGTCCTTCGCCAGCTTCTGGGTGTCCGGATCCGCGCTGCCTTCAAACTTTTTCAGGGTGGCGGTCGCGGCGTTCCGCAGTTCCGGACTCGAGGAGGTCTCGGAGTAATTCAGGGACAGTTTGATCGCAAGAACTGAATCCACACTCTCAATGAGCGCCAACGCACTCGATCTCGCCTGCCCGCTGGATTGGAGTTGTGGCATCAGGTCTTTCGCAAGCTGGGCATGCTGCAGCTTATCCGCCGCCTCGTCGTGCAGCCTCTCCTGCTCCTGCTTCGCCTGTTCAATCTGCAAACGCAACTGATCAAGCTTCTGGGACTGATTGAATTGCTTGTCCTGGAGATCCATCGCATGCTGCGCCTGCAATTCGAGCGCGTTGTTATGAGCGCCCTCGATACTCAATTCCAGGGCTCTCTGCCTTTCCTCCGTCTGGTGCTGGATCAGTTCCATCCGTTGCTGGCCGGCCGTGAGGCTATGGTTAAGCCATAGCCCCAGCCCGGCAATCACCACGCCTGAGATCAGGCTGGAGAGAGACGACAGCTTGTCCCAGATGTCCTTGTCTTTTTTCTGCTCCACACCAGGCGCCCCGGCTTCCATTTGCTCAGCGCCTGAAGGCGTCGATTCTGGTACCTCGGTGCCCTCTCTCATCGTGCTCCTTAGAACAACGCAGGACTGCAATGCGTCCACCTTAGCATGGCCATCTTCTGCGTTTTTCGGGAGTCAGGGTTGTACCCAGGTGTGAGGCATACCAACCTCCTGGACTTAGCGGTGCGCTAAACACCCATGCAACGGTGAAAGGGACAGCGCAAGCGCTGTCCCTTCCGGTCGTGCTTCGTTCGTTTACGGTTTACTGCACCGTCAGGTTGACCGTTTCCACCTGGCTTACGCTTCCGGAAGTTGCCGTCACCTTGTAGGTGTAGGTTCCGTTCGGCGTGCCATTGGGATTGGGCGAGGTGCCCAGGTGCGATGAGCCACCGCAACCGGATACACCCATCGTCAGGGCGAACAGCAACATCAGCAGTCCGCCGATGCGCGATGCGCGTCCCTTGCGTCCCACCAGCATCACAACGCCTGCCAGTAGAGCCGCTAGCAGCAGTGAAGCCGTACGTCCCGAGCCATTGGCGAACATCAGGCCCGAGCTCGTGGCTTGCGTGCGAGCCGTCGTCGTCAGTGTCACCGTGGCGTTGGCTGTTCCAGCCGCTGCCAGTGTCACCGGCGAAGTCACCGTGCAGGTCACGCCCGTCGGAGCAGTCCCGGACGAAGCGCAGGTGAACGCCACCGATCCGGCAAAGCCACCGGTCGATGTCAGCTTCAGCGAAACGGTGCCGCTCAAACCAGCCGAAACCGTCAACGCCGTCGTTGCATTGCCCGTCGAATCGCCCATCGTGAAGCTAGGCAGTACCGCCAAGCCGGTACCAGTTAGTGCCACAGGCGCAACCGTAGCCGAACCATTCAGCGCAATGCTGCCCGTGCGAGCACCAGCCGCGGTTGGCTTGAATACCACGTTGATGGCGCAGGTCGAACCCACCGCCAGCGACGATCCGCAGTTGTTGCTCTGCGCAAAGTCGCCCGTCACGGTAAAGCCGGTGATGCTGATAACAGCCTCACCCGTGTTCGTCAGTGTGAGTTGTTGGCCAGCCGACGACTGGCCGACAGTGATCGCTGTAGCAAACGCGCCATTGCCAGTCAGCGTTGCGCTGGTGACAGGAGCAGGCAGTGCCAGGTAAGCCAGCAGCGGATCGTGATCCGACATCGCCGCAGGCGTGGTTGCATCGTTGTACAGAACAACGGGGAAGTCCGCATCAATGTGGCCCACTGCAAGCGTCGAGCTGCCTGCAATGTCCGCCGTCACCACAGCGTGGTCCAGCACCTGCGCATTGCCCCACTCCGTGTAGCTCTGCTGAGCATTCGCTGGCAGAGTGTTGATCAGATCCGTAGCCACCGGATTCACAATCGCCACACCCGGCATCACTGCAACGCCGTTGCCAACATTGCCCGTGATCGTGCCCAGCGTGTCCGTATAGCCATCAGAGAACTGGAAGGCATTCATGTCACCCACTGCAATGACATGCTCACCCGCCTGCTGATAGCCCTGGATCAGGTTCGCCAGCATCTCGGCCTGCAGTTCCTTCTTCGACTGCACAGTCGCAGTGTTCACCGCGCTCAGCGAACGCAGATGGTTTGAGATCACGGTGATCGGGTAAGGCTTCGCGCCCGTACCGCGGTTGATGGTTGCGTGTAGCACCTGCGACGGACGGTCGTTCAACGCCGAGCCGCCACCAGCAACCAGGGTCTGAGTGCCCTTCTGCTCCCAGGTCGTCACGTTTACGGTCGAAGGCTTCACCAGGAAACCGATAGAGATACCACCAATGTCATTGGTGAATGTTGTGATCGAGTCCGTGCCGTAAGCCACATAGCCGGGCTTGGTGCCAGTGGTGGTATCCGCGTCGATCTGTGCAGCCATGTCCTTCAGGACCTGGATGTTTTCCACTTCCTCAACGGAGATGATGTCCGGATTATTCAGAACCGTACGCACCGCCAGCGAGAACTTCTTCAAGCGGCGTGCATACGCATCCGGAGTAACGTCCACAGCAGAGCTTGCCGCAGTCTTGCCATTCACGGGGTTGTAGTAGAGGTCATTCGCAGAGTTGGTGTCGAAGAACCGCTCTACGTTGAACGCCGCAACCGTGAACTGGTTCGCGTTCGGCAGCGCCAACGCCTTCACCGCCACAGCACCAGCGGTCGACACCGTCGGACGGTTTGCAGCCGTCAGAATGATGCGTGCCGGATCGCCATAGGGATAGTCAGTGGAGTAGGTGTAATCCACCACACCCGTTGCACCAGTGATAGTCGCGCCAGCCGACACGTCAATCGCCGTGCTGCCGCCCAGGGTGCTCTCAATGATCAAGCGTTCCGGGTTGTCGTCATACAGCGTCAGGTTTGCAGGACGAACCGCACCCGCAACCGTCATCGGATTGGTTGCTGCCGGGCAGTTGTCCACAGCAGGGCAGGTCGTCGACGAGAAGTCGCGGAAGTCCATTCCCGGCTCGCGGAACGGACGCGGAATGCTCGAGCCTGCCACGTAAAGCTGGCCGTTGGAAACCACCGTCTCTGTGTTTTCAGTCAGCGTGGCATCCGTGCCACCAACCGCCGTCACAGAAGGCAGGCTCACCAGCATGCTCTCGTACTGACGAAGCTGATAGATGCCGCCCGTGGGCACAGGGGCCGTAATGACAATGGCCGTCGGCAGCGGATTGCCGGTGCTGTTCACCGTCAGCGATGCGGTCGTCACTTCGAGCGACGGTGTATGGCTAACCGTTGTATCTGGATAGAACGTCAGCTTGCCCGTAACCGTGACATTGTTTCCAACCAAGGCACCTGCAGGATTCTTGCCCGTGCCGCTGTAAACATAAATGCCTTCATCGCCAGTCGATCCCGGTGTCGATGAAGCCGTCTGCATGTAATAGCCGGCGTTCGTCACCACCGTAATCACGCCCGTAAACGTGATGTTGGTGTTCACGTATCCGTTGCGGTTCGCCTGGATGGTTGAGATCGGTGTATCACCGGCCAGAGTGGTGACACCAAGGGCGATCTTTCCGGTGGCAGTCGCGGCGGTGTTGTCCGTAACCGTAACCGGTAGAGAATAGATGTTCGGTACCAGACCGGCGCTGGTGGTCAACGTGTAGGTGTAGGTGTTGGCAGTGCCGCTGAGCGCCATCGCTTGCGTTGCGCTACCGCCCACTGCGGACAGGTCCACCGTCGCTGTGACCGACGTGGTCGCAGTGCCCGGCGTGACTGTTACGCTCAGCACCGTGTTGCTACCAGCCGGGATGTTTGCCGGTGTAGCGGACGATCCCGTGATTGCAATCGTCGTTACCGGGGCCGAGGTATACGCACTGTTGCGTGGATTCGGCGCGCCTACCGAGAAGTCGGTGCCATTGTCATTGGTGTCATCATTCGAAGCATCGCGGATGGCGGACTTCGTAGCCGAAAGATCCGCCGTACGGCTCACAGATGCTGTCGACGACTCTGTGCAGTTCGCGGTGCTGCCATACCCTACAAAGTCGACAATGGCCGTGGTATTGGTCGTTGGACAGCCTGTGCCAGCCAGACCGGAAGCCCCAGTGCTCGCACCAGTCAGGATGGTGGTGTTGTTCACCAACACAACTTTGCCCGCGCCCGCAGCAAGAGCAGGAGCTGTGCAGCTGGCCGTAGTATCGGTGTTCGTGGCGACAAAGTCCGGCGTGGGCAGCAATGCGCCCGTCGTCGATCCGGTAACGCCGATGCAAAGCTGGGCCAGGTAGTACTTGCCCGCACCAATGCTCCCAGACAGCTGTATTTTGGACCAGTTGTTGGCGTTGGTGTTTGTAGCGGAAGCGTATTGGATCGTGTAGCTGCTCAGATCAACAGCAGTCGTTCCGGGGTTATACAGCTCCACAAAGTCATAGCGGTAGGTAGCGCCATTGTTGCCGCCACCGCCGTACACCTGCGAAATCACCACGTGAGCAGGCAGGGCGAATGCCGCGGCATTAAGCACCAACGCGCAGAGGGCACAAAGCAGCGCAGAAAGCAGTCGCTTCGATCCAGAATTTGTCTTCAAGGTAAAGGCCTCACAGAAAGCAATGCAGATAAAGGGGGACACCTTCCCAACCACTCAGAAAGGAAGGTGAAAGGACAACAACGGAGTTGCAGTGTCACCGCCCCACAACAGTTCGGACAAGGGAAATGTGAGCGCCAAATTACGGCATCGCTGCGACTGTCGCTGTCGTTTTTCAGCATGTCACGTCAAACGCGCCCATATTTAAATGGCACGTGAATTCCCAGCGCCGCCACACGACACGAACCCGTCCTGCCAATGTGCTCCCACGAGCTTTCATACGGTCAAAAAGAACAAGCCCATGCGCACAAGGACATGGGCTTTATGGAATGGAAAGGGATTCTCTAGACCGCTGAGAGTATTCGAAAAACTGACGGATCAATGCACGTGGGAATGTGAATGTGTCTCCATACTGCAAAACACAGTCGCCGCGTGAGCCATGCGACACAGCCCATCTTCTTCCGGCTGAATCGTCGCGTGCTCAATGCCGAAGTCATCATGCAGCATCTTCTCAATGCGACTCACAATCGCCGTCGTCTCCAGCAACGTGTGGTTCGCGGGCAATGCGACGTGGCAACTCAGCAAATTGCGACCTTCGCCCACAGTCCACACATGCACATCATGCACGCTGCAAACAGGTTCAATCTCGCCAATGCGTGCAGCCAGCGTTTCAGGATCAAGATGTTGCGGAGCCTTCTCCATCAACACATCGCTCGCCTCGCGCACAATGCCAATCGCACTCCAGAAAATGAACACGGCAATCATCAGCGACACAATCGGATCGGCATACAGCCATCCCGTGTAGCGCACCACGACGCCTGCAATCACAACAGCGGCCGCGCTCAACGCATCGCCAGCCATATGAATGAATGCTGCGCGTGAATTCAGGCTGTGCTTCGCATCACCCGCCAGCGCCACGGCAATCACCGTGTTCATCAGCACGGAGATAGCCGCAACCCAGATCATCAGGTTGCCCTCAATCGGCTCCGGGTTCCGAAAACGCCCCACTGCCTCAATCGCAATCCAAAGCGCAATCAAAACCAGCGTGCTGCTATTGAAAAGAGCCGTAAGCGTGGAGACGCGAATATGCCCATACGTGTGCCGTCCGGCAGCAGGCCGCTTGATGGCCACCACGGCATACGCAGCCAACCCCAGCGCCACGGCATCGCTCACGTTATGGCCAGCATCGGAGAGCAGCGCCAGCGAATGCGACACCCACCCGGCAATCGCCTCACCCGCGCAAAACGCCAACGTCACGGCCAACGAAACCCACAGCCGCTTACCGCTGGTGGGTCCGTGTACATGATGGTGATGTGCGTGCGAGTGATCGTGCGCCATGCGCACCTCCACGTCCAGAATAGAACGTCACCAATATGGATGCATTTCCAGCGACTTCGACGCTACCCCAGGGATCATCCTTCCATTTCCTACTCCGCCAGCAACTTCTGGATCTCCCGGTCAAAAACGTCGCGATCCACCACTCCCGCGTGGGCCACGGCAATCCGCCCTTTTCGATCAATCAGCAGTGTCAGAGGCATTTCCCGCAGCCCAAAGCGCTCTCCCAGGGCATCCGTGCCAATCGCAACGGGATAGGTCATCTTTGATTGCGCCATAAATGCCTTCACCATGTCGGGGCTTTCGCCGTACATATCCAGTCCGATCAGTGACAGACCTGACTTCCCATAGCGCGATTCAAAATCCACATACCAGGGGATTTCCTGCTTGCATCCACCGCAATTCACCGCCCAGAAATCCAGCAACACCACGTGGCCCTTGTACTTGGACAAAGTCACCTGCTTGCCATACACGTCGGTGATCGTGAAGTCCGGCGCGGCCTTCCGTGCATCCGCAGGAATGAAGTCGTTCTTAAGCTGTGGCGCTTGCGCGCTGGATGCGCCTTGCACGGTGGTCAGAATCAGTGCTGAAAGCAGATGCGCAGCGAAACGATTCATCCTATCCCTCTCTCTTCAACTCAGGAAGTTTGCAACCGGGCAGGTATCCGGCGTTGATCGCGCAGAACAAAGTGAAG is a genomic window containing:
- a CDS encoding lamin tail domain-containing protein, whose protein sequence is MKTNSGSKRLLSALLCALCALVLNAAAFALPAHVVISQVYGGGGNNGATYRYDFVELYNPGTTAVDLSSYTIQYASATNTNANNWSKIQLSGSIGAGKYYLAQLCIGVTGSTTGALLPTPDFVATNTDTTASCTAPALAAGAGKVVLVNNTTILTGASTGASGLAGTGCPTTNTTAIVDFVGYGSTANCTESSTASVSRTADLSATKSAIRDASNDDTNDNGTDFSVGAPNPRNSAYTSAPVTTIAITGSSATPANIPAGSNTVLSVTVTPGTATTSVTATVDLSAVGGSATQAMALSGTANTYTYTLTTSAGLVPNIYSLPVTVTDNTAATATGKIALGVTTLAGDTPISTIQANRNGYVNTNITFTGVITVVTNAGYYMQTASSTPGSTGDEGIYVYSGTGKNPAGALVGNNVTVTGKLTFYPDTTVSHTPSLEVTTASLTVNSTGNPLPTAIVITAPVPTGGIYQLRQYESMLVSLPSVTAVGGTDATLTENTETVVSNGQLYVAGSSIPRPFREPGMDFRDFSSTTCPAVDNCPAATNPMTVAGAVRPANLTLYDDNPERLIIESTLGGSTAIDVSAGATITGATGVVDYTYSTDYPYGDPARIILTAANRPTVSTAGAVAVKALALPNANQFTVAAFNVERFFDTNSANDLYYNPVNGKTAASSAVDVTPDAYARRLKKFSLAVRTVLNNPDIISVEEVENIQVLKDMAAQIDADTTTGTKPGYVAYGTDSITTFTNDIGGISIGFLVKPSTVNVTTWEQKGTQTLVAGGGSALNDRPSQVLHATINRGTGAKPYPITVISNHLRSLSAVNTATVQSKKELQAEMLANLIQGYQQAGEHVIAVGDMNAFQFSDGYTDTLGTITGNVGNGVAVMPGVAIVNPVATDLINTLPANAQQSYTEWGNAQVLDHAVVTADIAGSSTLAVGHIDADFPVVLYNDATTPAAMSDHDPLLAYLALPAPVTSATLTGNGAFATAITVGQSSAGQQLTLTNTGEAVISITGFTVTGDFAQSNNCGSSLAVGSTCAINVVFKPTAAGARTGSIALNGSATVAPVALTGTGLAVLPSFTMGDSTGNATTALTVSAGLSGTVSLKLTSTGGFAGSVAFTCASSGTAPTGVTCTVTSPVTLAAAGTANATVTLTTTARTQATSSGLMFANGSGRTASLLLAALLAGVVMLVGRKGRASRIGGLLMLLFALTMGVSGCGGSSHLGTSPNPNGTPNGTYTYKVTATSGSVSQVETVNLTVQ
- a CDS encoding cation diffusion facilitator family transporter — encoded protein: MAHDHSHAHHHHVHGPTSGKRLWVSLAVTLAFCAGEAIAGWVSHSLALLSDAGHNVSDAVALGLAAYAVVAIKRPAAGRHTYGHIRVSTLTALFNSSTLVLIALWIAIEAVGRFRNPEPIEGNLMIWVAAISVLMNTVIAVALAGDAKHSLNSRAAFIHMAGDALSAAAVVIAGVVVRYTGWLYADPIVSLMIAVFIFWSAIGIVREASDVLMEKAPQHLDPETLAARIGEIEPVCSVHDVHVWTVGEGRNLLSCHVALPANHTLLETTAIVSRIEKMLHDDFGIEHATIQPEEDGLCRMAHAATVFCSMETHSHSHVH
- a CDS encoding TlpA family protein disulfide reductase, whose product is MNRFAAHLLSALILTTVQGASSAQAPQLKNDFIPADARKAAPDFTITDVYGKQVTLSKYKGHVVLLDFWAVNCGGCKQEIPWYVDFESRYGKSGLSLIGLDMYGESPDMVKAFMAQSKMTYPVAIGTDALGERFGLREMPLTLLIDRKGRIAVAHAGVVDRDVFDREIQKLLAE